In Oryzias melastigma strain HK-1 linkage group LG16, ASM292280v2, whole genome shotgun sequence, a single genomic region encodes these proteins:
- the afp4 gene encoding antifreeze protein type IV isoform X1: MFPSSHGVFLRMLSCQRDASFQRKVLLNFFTSITDMKFSCVAALLVVLTVTRGCDAVSLVRRDAPSDVDKLTQLIENMSASITAATQEMVDKMKALEMTSTAHAYSRTKIQPLVEQVQAEAAKLQEQVKPYISNIEEHIRPLTDNFNSHVKPLTDNFHQQVKPLTDMMEKLFQQVVDQSKALLPPQ, encoded by the exons ATGTTTCCATCGTCCCACGGAGTTTTCCTGCGGATGCTGTCCTGTCAGCGGGATGCAAGTTTCCAAAGAAAAGTGCTGCTCAACTTTTTTACCAGCATCACAG ACATGAAGTTCTCCTGTGTTGCTGCTCTTCTTGTGGTGCTGACTGTCACTCGTG GGTGCGATGCCGTGTCCCTGGTGAGGCGGGACGCCCCGTCCGACGTGGACAAGCTCACCCAGCTGATCGAGAACATGTCCGCCAGCATCACCGCCGCCACCCAGGAGATGGTGGACAAGATGAAGGCGCTGGAGATGACCAGCACCGCCCA TGCTTACAGCAGGACTAAGATCCAGCCGCTGGTGGAGCAGGTCCAGGCCGAGGCCGCCAAGCTGCAGGAGCAGGTCAAACCCTACATCTCCAACATCGAGGAGCACATCCGACCGCTGACCGACAACTTCAACAGCCACGTCAAGCCGCTGACCGACAACTTCCACCAGCAGGTCAAGCCTCTCACCGACATGATGGAGAAGCTTTTCCAGCAGGTGGTGGACCAGTCCAAAGCCCTGCTGCCCCCCCAGTAA
- the afp4 gene encoding antifreeze protein type IV isoform X2, whose amino-acid sequence MLVINSSSGAIKGRTAGTVRSPGCDAVSLVRRDAPSDVDKLTQLIENMSASITAATQEMVDKMKALEMTSTAHAYSRTKIQPLVEQVQAEAAKLQEQVKPYISNIEEHIRPLTDNFNSHVKPLTDNFHQQVKPLTDMMEKLFQQVVDQSKALLPPQ is encoded by the exons ATGCTTGTGATTAACTCATCCTCAGGAGCTATAAAAGGACGGACAGCCGGTACGGTCAGGAGCCCAG GGTGCGATGCCGTGTCCCTGGTGAGGCGGGACGCCCCGTCCGACGTGGACAAGCTCACCCAGCTGATCGAGAACATGTCCGCCAGCATCACCGCCGCCACCCAGGAGATGGTGGACAAGATGAAGGCGCTGGAGATGACCAGCACCGCCCA TGCTTACAGCAGGACTAAGATCCAGCCGCTGGTGGAGCAGGTCCAGGCCGAGGCCGCCAAGCTGCAGGAGCAGGTCAAACCCTACATCTCCAACATCGAGGAGCACATCCGACCGCTGACCGACAACTTCAACAGCCACGTCAAGCCGCTGACCGACAACTTCCACCAGCAGGTCAAGCCTCTCACCGACATGATGGAGAAGCTTTTCCAGCAGGTGGTGGACCAGTCCAAAGCCCTGCTGCCCCCCCAGTAA